The following proteins are co-located in the Helicoverpa armigera isolate CAAS_96S chromosome 23, ASM3070526v1, whole genome shotgun sequence genome:
- the LOC110376768 gene encoding nucleolar complex protein 3 homolog — protein MAKKGKIKISKVKRNNQTTNKMRKKGQLKLQRHRTHVQKQKQPNQQPQIEYSSESEPSGDEFGDMLDDEEQQYLMSRLSKQPSLLANVPENEKQNKRSRKRKKEKKEKFPKKKPASDSGADSEELSDSDESDSEVEEKYEKEQAERPVKKMRPLLPIKTKEGLQERAEECEDTDSESEEESKPPPKRSKQTDQQSDDEASSDSGMEGTEEDETPAPDGEEKVVTAVELMAARRDKLQHDKLRIGALCSSLLESPEKKLKNLFPILYLMEEKLKDGSLNLHSIRKLATVSAFEVFKDILPEYMIRHQDYSNIKLKKDTLALYKYEKELLEFYKRYLQRLEKAAGVLRRKKGDTRKLDEHTLSLALVSLRCMCGLLVARPHFNYATNIAQSVIPHLDSKHEPARQAVTQCCTSVFAEDSRGDVTLSVVRLINQLVKRRGERLHPTALDCLLTLKIRDVDMDAEAEIKHKKKQDEKHKKRIVNLSKKEKKRAKKLKEVERELLETQATESELARRKQLTEVTKTVFHIYFRLLKTAPHSKLLASALNGLAKFTHVINLEYYSDLVAILGTLITDEVLDGHSRLLCVRTVLCVLAGAGDALNVDPAKFHAYLYTCMLGAHAGKSHGDAKIMLEAVTQICARARRVSAGVLQGFAKRLATLAPQLQHNGALACLALLHQLAQQSKAVSTLLEADNEAGGSGRFDPLSPSPEHCNAHAALPTELCTLRRHYHPTVRAAATDVLKGNLIQDLHKMTPSQIFKVYDGSEMAFKPAVPPPKKSDSKKTSTTHGWAQPDFKEMCQAVESSVQMDINKR, from the exons ATGGCT aaaaaaggtaaaattaagATCAGTAAGGTGAAGAGGAACAACCAGACGACGAATAAGATGAGGAAGAAGGGTCAGTTAAAGCTGCAGAGGCACAGAACTCATGTGCAAAAACAGAAGCAACCTAACCAGCAACCGCAGATAGAGTACAGCAGTGAGAGCGAGCCTTCTGGCGATGAGTTCGGAGACATGCTGGATGATGAGGAGCAGCAGTACCTCATGAGCCGGCTCTCCAAGCAGCCGTCGTTACTCGCCAATGTGCCAGAGAATGAGAAGCAGAACAAAAG GTCACGAAAACGCAAGaaagagaaaaaagaaaagttcCCCAAGAAAAAACCAGCAAGTGACAGTGGGGCAGACAGCGAGGAGTTGTCAGACAGCGATGAGTCAGACAGTGAGGTGGAAGAGAAGTATGAAAAGGAGCAGGCTGAGAGGCCCGTCAAGAAGATGAGGCCACTATTGCCTATTAAAACTAAGGAGGGATTGCAAGAGAGGGCGGAGGAATGTGAAG ATACTGATTCAGAATCGGAAGAAGAATCAAAACCCCCTCCAAAAAGAAGCAAACAGACGGACCAGCAATCTGACGATGAAGCCAGCTCAGACTCCGGCATGGAAGGTACTGAGGAAGATGAGACACCAGCACCTGATGGTGAGGAGAAGGTGGTGACCGCTGTGGAGCTGATGGCAGCTAGGAGGGATAAGCTGCAGCATGATAAGTTGAGGATAGGAGCGTTATGCTCTTCGTTGCTTGAGAGTCCTGAGAAGAAG CTCAAAAACCTATTCCCTATCCTGTACTTAATGGAAGAGAAGCTAAAGGATGGCTCATTGAACCTGCACTCTATTCGCAAACTGGCTACCGTGTCTGCCTTCGAAGTCTTCAAGGATATACTGCCAGAGTACATGATCAGGCACCAGGATTACTCCAAtattaaat taAAGAAAGACACGCTAGCGTTATACAAATACGAAAAGGAGTTGTTAGAGTTCTACAAGAGATATCTGCAGCGACTCGAGAAGGCGGCTGGCGTGCTGCGACGGAAGAAAGGAGATACCAG GAAACTAGACGAGCACACACTAAGCCTAGCCCTAGTCTCCCTGCGCTGCATGTGCGGGCTCCTAGTTGCCAGACCTCACTTCAACTACGCGACCAACATCGCGCAGAGCGTCATACCGCACCTCGACAGCAAGCACGAACCCGCGAGACAAGCTGTGACTCAGTGCTGCACTAGTGTGTTCGCTGAGGATAGTAGGGGCGATGTTACTCTATCT GTAGTACGCCTAATAAACCAGCTAGTAAAGCGTCGAGGCGAGCGCCTGCACCCCACAGCCCTGGACTGTCTGCTGACCCTCAAGATACGAGACGTCGACATGGACGCAGAGGCTGAGATCAAACACAAGAAGAAACAGGATGAAAAGCATAAGAAGAGGATCGTTAACTTGTCTAAGAAGGAGAAGAAG CGAGCCAAAAAGCTAAAAGAAGTAGAACGCGAGCTACTAGAGACGCAAGCCACAGAGAGCGAGCTCGCCAGACGCAAGCAACTGACCGAGGTGACGAAGACGGTGTTCCACATCTACTTCCGACTGCTGAAGACTGCGCCGCATTCCAAGTTGCTGGCTTCCGCGCTTAATGGACTTGCTAA ATTCACCCACGTAATAAACCTAGAGTACTACTCCGACTTAGTAGCCATCCTGGGCACACTCATCACGGACGAGGTGCTAGACGGTCACTCGCGGCTGCTGTGCGTGAGGACCGTGCTGTGTGTGCTCGCGGGCGCGGGGGATGCTCTTAATGTGGATCCTGCTAAATTCCACGCTTATCTGTATACTTGTATGCTGGGGGCTCATGCTG GTAAATCACACGGCGACGCGAAGATAATGCTAGAGGCGGTGACGCAGATCTGCGCCCGCGCACGTCGCGTGTCGGCCGGCGTGCTGCAGGGCTTCGCCAAGCGCCTCGCCACGCTCGCGCCGCAGTTACAGCATAATGGAGCCCTAGCTTGTCTCGCGTTACTGCATCAACTTGCTCAG CAAAGCAAAGCCGTGTCAACGCTTCTCGAGGCAGACAACGAGGCGGGCGGCTCAGGTCGCTTCGACCCCCTCTCCCCCTCCCCCGAGCACTGCAACGCTCACGCCGCCCTACCCACCGAGCTGTGCACACTGCGCAGACACTATCACCCCACTGTGCGGGCAGCCGCTACCGACGTGTTGAAGGGGAACTTGATACAGGACCTGCATAAAAT GACACCATCTCAAATATTCAAAGTGTACGACGGATCTGAGATGGCATTCAAGCCAGCCGTGCCGCCGCCCAAGAAATCCGACTCCAAGAAAACTTCTACCACACATGGTTGGGCGCAACCAGACTTCAAAGAAATGTGTCAAGCGGTCGAAAGTAGTGTACAAATGGATATCAACAAAAGATGA